Proteins encoded together in one Mus pahari chromosome 9, PAHARI_EIJ_v1.1, whole genome shotgun sequence window:
- the LOC110327069 gene encoding olfactory receptor 6C74-like, giving the protein MKNHTRVTIFIIAGLTDDPQWKIVLFIFLLLTYLLSITGNLTIITLTLVDAHLKTPMYFFLQNFSFLEISYTTTCIPKLLVTMATGDKTISYNNCAAQVFFAFLLGASEFYLLAAMSYDRYVAICKPLHYMTIMSNKVCVQLVLSCWLVSFLMIFPPLLLGLNLDFCDSNIIDHFYCDTTPLLQISCTDTQLIETIAFVLALVTLLLTLVMVIISYTYIAMTILKIPSTSQRKKAFSTCSSHMIVISISYGSCIFMYVKPSVKQRVSISKGISVLNTSVAPLLNPFIYTLRNQQVKKAFITTVHRISSFSKK; this is encoded by the coding sequence ATGAAGAACCATACAAGAGTGACAATTTTCATCATAGCAGGTTTGACTGATGACCCACAGTGGAAAATTGTGTTattcatcttcctgcttcttacCTATCTGCTCAGCATCACTGGCAATCTGACCATCATCACACTGACACTGGTGGATGCTCACCTAAAGACACCCATGtattttttccttcagaatttttctttcttagagatTTCCTACACTACGACATGCATCCCCAAATTGCTTGTTACTATGGCAACAGGGGACAAAACCATTTCTTACAACAATTGTGCCGCTCAAGtgttctttgctttccttcttgGAGCATCAGAATTTTATTTGCTGGCAGCCATGTCCTATGATAGATATGTAGCCATCTGCAAACCCCTCCATTACATGACCATCATGAGCAATAAAGTCTGTGTGCAGCTGGTCCTCAGTTGTTGGCTTGTTAGTTTTTTAATGATCTTTCCACCACTACTGTTAGGCTTGAATCTTGACTTCTGTGATTCCAACATCATTGATCATTTCTACTGTGACACAACTCCACTTCTTCAGATTTcttgcacagacacacagctcATAGAGACAATAGCATTTGTCTTAGCTTTGGTGACACTCTTACTCACATTGGTAATGGTGATCATATCCTACACCTACATTGCTATGACCATTCTAAAAATCCCTTCAACCAGCCAGAGGAAGAAGGCTTTCTCTACATGCTCTTCTCACATGATTGTAATATCCATTTCATATGGCAGCTGCATCTTCATGTATGTTAAACCATCAGTCAAGCAGAGAGTATCTATTTCAAAGGGAATTTCTGTGCTTAACACCTCAGTGGCTCCACTTCTAAATCCTTTTATCTACACCTTGAGGAATCAGCAAGTGAAAAAGGCATTCATTACTACAGTACACAGGATTTCATCTTTCTCAAAGAAATGA